Proteins found in one Crassostrea angulata isolate pt1a10 chromosome 3, ASM2561291v2, whole genome shotgun sequence genomic segment:
- the LOC128178325 gene encoding uncharacterized protein LOC128178325, with translation MARAERLMKPLRLSLGIFGICHRRQKSEVNPAIDDPAKKTSIIVKRSTENFLRFYCVFVCTLLSLNVLRYLPSFWVGIDFIPNLTALRIITLLFYLQNAIVSIVLFIFYDNRNHFESYVKQYIDAVEDQISKSLMLNPKSDRIRKCGARNLAIGWTYFTINASLTIFAINSNFSPVIPGLACNPFPNTSLSVRVLASFVQIISSGVSIFPVVMFCTLVSAIEFLYDDLYDVMKQTKIEHSSCRLDIVKNIRKKHLQLCKMVETVDQSLQFYVAAVFVINLGIACFTTYEMINKSVHSTDLADISILSFWLACTILTMLIITKKAATLHEKAHGLSKEIFNIDVHDTNIDDMIELNLLMTKLHGPSIGLSVLGIITITKEMILTLAGLYLTYFFLLLQFRI, from the exons ATGGCGCGCGCTGAACGTTTAATGAAGCCACTGCGTTTGTCTCTTGGAATATTTGGAATATGCCATAGACGACAGAAAAGTGAGGTTAACCCCGCTATAGATGATCCAGCCAAGAAAACATCTATAATTGTAAAGCGTTCAACGGAAAACTTTCTTCGGTTCTACTGTGTCTTTGTGTGCACTCTGCTGAGTTTGAATGTATTGAGGTATCTTCCATCTTTCTGGGTAGGAATAGATTTTATTCCAAACCTGACAGCACTACGAATAATCACTCTGTTATTCTACCTGCAAAACGCAATCGTCAgcattgttttgtttatcttttatgaTAACAGAAATCATTTTGAAAGCTATGTGAAGCAGTATATCGATGCTGTGGAGGACCAAATTTCAAAGAGTCTGATGTTAAACCCAAAGAGTGATAGGATCAGAAAATGTGGGGCAAGGAATCTCGCTATAGGTTGGACATATTTTACTATTAACGCAAGTTTGACGATTTTTGCAATCAACTCAAATTTCTCCCCAGTGATACCTGGGCTCGCATGCAACCCTTTCCCCAACACATCTCTCTCAGTCAGAGTTTTGGCAAGTTTTGTACAGATTATATCATCAGGTGTGTCCATTTTCCCCGTTGTCATGTTTTGCACGCTCGTAAGCGCCATTGAGTTCCTATATGATGATCTTTATGACGTAATGAAACAGACGAAGATAGAACACAGCTCATGTAGATTGGATATTGTCAAGAATATTCGAAAGAAGCACTTGCAGTTGTGCAAAATGGTTGAAACCGTTGACCAGAGTCTACAATTTTATGTGGCTGCTGTTTTTGTCATAAACTTGGGAATTGCTTGTTTCACGACCTACGAAATGATTAACAAGTCCGTTCATAGCACCGATCTAGCAGACATTTCCATTTTATCTTTCTGGCTCGCATGCACCATATTGACTATGCTTATCATCACAAAGAAAGCAGCCACGTTGCACGAAAAG GCACATGGGCTTTCTAAAGAGATCTTTAATATCGATGTTCATGATACCAATATTGATGACATGATAGAG TTGAACCTGTTGATGACCAAACTTCACGGTCCGTCTATTGGTCTGTCAGTACTCGGTATTATCACCATCACCAAGGAAATGATTCTTACG CTTGCTGGATTGTAcctgacatatttttttctgctacTTCAATTCCGAATCTAG
- the LOC128178779 gene encoding uncharacterized protein LOC128178779, whose protein sequence is MKVQVIFGVLMCAIACVGQESVPEEIMEDERLFEERAMNPAVDKVKPYILPFYKRTCCPRRNGMSINLATGTFSGSVEGVSSPTFQAQKSTKAKCSYMTTLRANFQNLTGCLYDWHQGGCVSFPMCKRRMLRIDMFLGDDRKGYMFNVGDSQSNNGWGGDSGHTKHDAEIFGYYPNIYGYKSDFCKSEKSTWANTLLKPGVRRVTIFAANNYARITNDNGFEVKGCHKCAFAFNGQDPDDRANTLYMAFNRVIAASNRRGVGVCTVRIRWECPDCERSIFPFPLGDRAADVE, encoded by the exons ATGAAGGTCCAAGTTATATTTGGAGTATTAATGTGCGCAATTGCATGTGTGGGACAAGAATCGGTTCCGGAAGAAATAATGGAGGACGAAAGAC TGTTTGAAGAACGTGCTATGAATCCAGCGGTGGACAAAGTTAAACCATATATCC TGCCTTTCTATAAAAGAACCTGCTGTCCAAGAAGGAATGGAATGTCCATCAACCTAGCAACTGGAACATTTTCAGGGAGCGTAGAAGGTGTATCGTCACCAACATTTCAAGCTCAAAAATCAACGAAGGCCAAATGTAGCTACATGACGACTCTGCGGGCCAACTTCCAAAACCTCACAGGATGTCTTTATGATTGGCACCAGGGCGGATGTGTGTCCTTTCCAATGTGCAAGAGGCGCATGCTCAGAATCGATATGTTCTTGGGAGATGATAGAAAGGGATACATGTTCAATGTAGGGGATAGCCAAAGTAATAATGGATGGG GTGGAGACTCTGGTCATACAAAACATGATGCGGAAATCTTCGGCTATTATCCTAACATATATGGATATAAATCTGATTTTTGCAAATCCGAGAAGTCAACATGGGCAAACACACTTTTAAAACCCGGTGTCAGAAGAGTGACCATTTTTGCTGCCAACAACTACGCCAGAATCACCAATGACAACGGATTCGAAGTGAAGGGTTGCCACAAGTGTGCTTTTGCTTTCAATGGACAAGACCCGGATGACCGTGCTAACACGTTATACATGGCCTTTAACAGGGTGATCGCGGCAAGCAACAGACGAGGAGTTGGGGTGTGTACCGTTAGAATCCGTTGGGAGTGTCCAGATTGTGAGAGATCTATTTTCCCATTTCCTCTAGGTGACAGAGCAGCtgatgttgaataa
- the LOC128178892 gene encoding uncharacterized protein LOC128178892 has product MKIQIVFGALMCVIACLGQESVPEDIMEDERLFDERSKDSAVDKVKPNILPFYKRSCCPRRNGMSINLATGTFSGSVEGVSSPTFQDQTSTKAKCRYMATLRANFQNLTRCLYDWHQGGCVSFPMCKRRMLRIDMFLGDDRKGYMFNVGDSQSNNGWGGDSGHTKHDAEIFGYYPTIRGYKSDFCKSEKSTWANTLLKPGVRRVTIFAANNYARITNDNGFEVKGCHKCAFALNGQDPDDRANTLYMAFNRVIAASNRRGVGVCTVRIRWECPDCERSIFPFPLDVKAAGNE; this is encoded by the exons ATGAAGATCCAAATTGTATTTGGAGCATTAATGTGCGTAATTGCATGTTTGGGACAGGAATCGGTTCCTGAAGATATAATGGAGGACGAAAGAC TGTTTGACGAACGATCTAAAGACTCAGCTGTGGACAAAGTTAAACCAAACATTT TGCCTTTCTATAAAAGATCCTGCTGTCCAAGAAGGAATGGAATGTCCATCAACCTCGCTACTGGAACATTTTCAGGCAGCGTAGAAGGTGTATCATCGCCGACATTTCAGGATCAAACATCAACGAAGGCCAAATGTAGGTACATGGCGACTCTGCGGGCCAACTTTCAAAACCTCACACGATGTCTTTATGACTGGCACCAGGGCGGATGTGTGTCCTTTCCAATGTGCAAAAGGCGCATGCTCAGAATCGATATGTTCTTGGGAGATGATAGAAAGGGATACATGTTCAATGTGGGAGATAGCCAAAGTAATAATGGATGGG GTGGAGACTCTGGTCATACAAAACATGATGCGGAAATCTTCGGCTATTATCCTACCATTCGTGGATATAAATCTGATTTTTGCAAATCCGAGAAGTCAACCTGGGCAAACACACTTTTAAAACCCGGTGTCAGAAGAGTGACCATTTTTGCTGCCAACAACTACGCCAGAATTACCAATGACAACGGATTCGAAGTGAAGGGTTGCCACAAATGTGCATTTGCTCTCAATGGACAAGACCCGGATGACCGTGCTAACACGCTATACATGGCCTTTAACAGGGTGATCGCGGCAAGCAATAGACGAGGAGTTGGGGTGTGTACCGTTAGAATCCGTTGGGAGTGTCCAGATTGTGAGAGATCTATTTTCCCATTTCCTCTAGATGTCAAGGCAGCTGGTAATGAATAA
- the LOC128178890 gene encoding uncharacterized protein LOC128178890, producing the protein MKIQIVFGALMCVIACLGQESVPEDIMEDERLFDERSKNSAVDKVKPNILPFYKRSCCPRRNGMSINLATGTFSGSVEGVSSPTFQGQTSTKAKCRYMATLRANFQNLTRCLYDWHQDGCVSFPMCKRRMLRIDMFLGEDRKGYMFNVGDSQSNNGWGGDSGHTKHDAEIFGYYPTIRGYKSDFCKSEKSTWANTLLKPGVRRVTIFAANNYARITNDNGFEVKGCHMCAFALNGQDPDDRANTLYMAFNRVIAASNRRGVGVCTVRIRWECPDCERSIFPFPLGDKAADVE; encoded by the exons ATGAAGATCCAAATTGTATTTGGAGCATTAATGTGCGTAATTGCATGTTTGGGACAAGAATCGGTTCCTGAAGATATAATGGAGGACGAAAGAC TGTTTGACGAACGATCTAAAAATTCAGCTGTGGACAAAGTTAAACCAAACATTT TGCCTTTCTATAAAAGATCCTGCTGTCCAAGAAGAAATGGAATGTCCATCAACCTCGCTACTGGAACATTTTCAGGGAGCGTAGAAGGTGTATCATCGCCGACATTTCAGGGTCAAACATCAACGAAGGCCAAATGTAGGTACATGGCGACTCTGCGGGCCAACTTCCAAAACCTCACAAGATGTCTTTATGACTGGCACCAGGACGGATGTGTGTCCTTTCCAATGTGCAAAAGGCGCATGCTCAGAATCGATATGTTCTTGGGAGAGGATAGAAAGGGATACATGTTCAATGTGGGAGATAGCCAAAGTAATAATGGATGGG GTGGAGACTCTGGTCATACAAAACATGATGCGGAAATCTTCGGCTATTATCCTACCATTCGTGGATATAAATCTGATTTTTGCAAATCCGAGAAGTCAACCTGGGCAAACACACTTTTAAAACCCGGTGTCAGAAGAGTGACCATTTTTGCTGCCAACAACTACGCCAGAATTACCAATGACAACGGATTCGAAGTGAAGGGTTGCCACATGTGTGCATTTGCTCTCAATGGACAAGACCCAGATGACCGTGCTAACACGCTATACATGGCCTTTAACAGGGTGATCGCGGCTAGCAATAGACGAGGAGTTGGGGTGTGTACCGTTAGAATCCGCTGGGAGTGTCCAGATTGTGAGAGATCTATTTTCCCATTTCCTCTAGGTGATAAAGCAGCTGATGTTGAATAA
- the LOC128178725 gene encoding uncharacterized protein LOC128178725, which produces MKVQVTFGVLMCAIACMGQESVPEEIMEDERRFEERAMNPAVDKVTPNILPFYKRTCCPRRNGMSINLATGTFSGSVEGVSSPTFQDQTSTKAKCRYMATLRANFQNLTGCLYDWHQNGCVFFPMCKRRMLRIDMFLGEDRKGYMFNVGDSQSNNGWGGDSGHTKHDAEIFGYYPTIRGYKSDFCKSEKSTWANTLLKPGVRRVIIFAANNYARITNDNGFEVKGCHKCAFALNGQDPDDRANTLYMAFNRVIAASNRRGVGVCTVRIRWECPDCERSIFPFPLDVKAAGNE; this is translated from the exons ATGAAGGTCCAAGTTACATTTGGAGTATTAATGTGCGCAATTGCATGTATGGGACAGGAATCGGTTCCGGAAGAAATAATGGAGGACGAAAGAC GGTTCGAAGAACGTGCTATGAATCCAGCGGTGGACAAAGTTACACCAAATATCC TGCCTTTCTATAAAAGAACCTGCTGTCCAAGAAGGAATGGAATGTCCATCAACCTCGCTACTGGAACATTTTCAGGGAGCGTAGAAGGTGTATCGTCACCAACATTTCAGGATCAAACATCAACGAAGGCCAAATGTAGGTACATGGCGACCCTGCGGGCCAACTTCCAAAACCTCACGGGATGTCTTTACGACTGGCACCAGAACGGATGTGTGTTCTTTCCAATGTGCAAAAGGCGCATGCTCAGAATCGATATGTTCTTGGGAGAGGATAGAAAGGGATACATGTTCAATGTAGGAGATAGCCAAAGTAATAATGGATGGG GTGGAGACTCTGGTCATACAAAACATGATGCGGAAATCTTCGGCTATTATCCTACCATTCGTGGATATAAATCTGATTTTTGCAAATCCGAAAAGTCAACCTGGGCAAACACTCTTTTAAAACCCGGTGTCAGAAGAGTGATCATTTTTGCTGCCAACAACTACGCCAGAATCACCAATGACAACGGATTCGAAGTGAAGGGTTGCCACAAGTGTGCTTTTGCTCTCAATGGACAAGACCCGGATGACCGTGCTAACACTCTATACATGGCCTTTAACAGGGTGATCGCGGCAAGCAATAGACGAGGAGTCGGGGTGTGTACCGTTAGAATCCGCTGGGAGTGTCCAGATTGTGAGAGATCTATTTTCCCATTTCCTCTAGATGTCAAGGCAGCTGGTAATGAATAA